Within Corynebacterium jeddahense, the genomic segment CGCGCGGACACGATGGCGCGGCCGGCGCGGGTCTGCATACGCGCGCGGAAGCCGTGCTTACGGGCGCGGCGGCGGTTGTTCGGCTGGTAAGTCCGCTTGGACACGGTGGACTCCTTGAGGGGT encodes:
- the rpmH gene encoding 50S ribosomal protein L34; this translates as MSKRTYQPNNRRRARKHGFRARMQTRAGRAIVSARRKKGRAKLTA